A genomic segment from Barrientosiimonas humi encodes:
- a CDS encoding thymidine phosphorylase, which produces MSFAAVDVIRTKRDRGELTPEQIDWVVDAYTRGDVADEQMSALAMAILLNGMTGAEIARWTQAMIASGERMDFSGLSRPTADKHSTGGVGDKITLPLAPLVAACGVAVPQLSGRGLGHTGGTLDKLEAVPGWRAALSNAEMLAQLDDVGAVICAAGDGLAPADKKLYALRDVTGTVEAIPLIASSIMSKKIAEGTGALVLDVKVGSGAFMKDADRAGELARTMVQLGTDAGVRTVALLTDMSTPLGLTAGNALEVRESVEVLAGGGPADVVELTVTLAREMLSAAGVSDVDPAEALADGRAMDVWRRMIRAQGGDPDADLPTARETEVVTADRDGVLTRLDALQVGVAAWRLGAGRARKEDPVQAGAGVELHAKPGDDVRAGQPLLTLHTDTPDAFESARRDLDGAWEIGESAADRPPLVIDRVG; this is translated from the coding sequence ATGTCCTTCGCCGCTGTCGACGTGATCCGCACCAAGCGCGACCGGGGGGAGCTGACCCCCGAGCAGATCGACTGGGTGGTCGACGCCTACACCCGCGGTGACGTGGCCGACGAGCAGATGTCGGCGCTCGCGATGGCGATCCTGCTCAACGGGATGACCGGTGCGGAGATCGCCCGGTGGACGCAGGCGATGATCGCCTCGGGGGAGCGGATGGACTTCTCCGGCCTGTCGCGCCCGACCGCCGACAAGCACTCCACCGGCGGCGTCGGCGACAAGATCACCCTGCCGCTCGCCCCGCTGGTCGCGGCGTGCGGCGTCGCCGTGCCGCAGCTGTCGGGCCGCGGCCTCGGCCACACCGGCGGCACCCTCGACAAGCTCGAGGCGGTCCCCGGCTGGCGCGCCGCACTCAGCAACGCCGAGATGCTGGCCCAGCTCGACGACGTGGGCGCGGTGATCTGCGCGGCCGGCGACGGGCTCGCGCCCGCCGACAAGAAGCTGTACGCCCTTCGCGACGTGACCGGGACCGTCGAGGCGATCCCGCTGATCGCCAGCTCCATCATGAGCAAGAAGATCGCCGAGGGCACCGGCGCGCTGGTGCTCGACGTCAAGGTCGGGTCGGGTGCGTTCATGAAGGACGCCGACCGCGCCGGCGAGCTGGCCCGCACCATGGTGCAGCTCGGCACCGACGCCGGCGTGCGCACCGTCGCGCTGCTCACCGACATGTCCACCCCGCTCGGGCTGACGGCCGGCAACGCGCTCGAGGTGCGCGAGTCGGTCGAGGTGCTCGCGGGCGGCGGACCGGCCGACGTGGTCGAGCTGACCGTGACCCTGGCGCGCGAGATGCTTTCTGCCGCAGGCGTTTCCGACGTCGACCCTGCCGAGGCGCTCGCCGACGGACGGGCCATGGACGTGTGGCGCCGGATGATCCGGGCGCAGGGCGGCGACCCCGACGCGGACCTGCCGACCGCGCGCGAGACGGAGGTCGTCACGGCCGACCGCGACGGCGTGCTCACCCGGCTCGACGCGTTGCAGGTGGGGGTCGCCGCGTGGCGGCTCGGGGCCGGCCGGGCGCGCAAGGAGGACCCGGTGCAGGCCGGCGCCGGGGTGGAGCTGCACGCGAAGCCCGGCGATGACGTACGGGCCGGGCAGCCGCTGCTGACCCTGCACACCGACACCCCCGACGCCTTCGAGTCGGCGCGGCGCGACCTCGACGGTGCCTGGGAGATCGGCGAGTCCGCCGCCGACCGGCCGCCGCTGGTCATCGACCGCGTCGGCTGA
- a CDS encoding carbohydrate ABC transporter permease, whose protein sequence is MTAGSVPTTQQAAPGRSASARRTSVKIGSSAVLLVVAVLFCIPLLWVVLASINPSANLSVEWPAQVSTQNYRAVLNEETTYRPIWNSLLLCGGGTILTIVCAALAAYPLSRYASRAKRPFLLTIIFAAGLPITAIMIPVYAMFVQVNLIDSMLGAIAFLAASSLPYAIFMMKNFMDGVPRELEESAWTEGAGVLRALWSIVLPLMRPGTAVVTMLTFAKMWGDFFVPFMLLLSPDKLPASVSLFTFSSQYGQVQYGQLAAFSILYTMPVVLLYLVLGRRLRDGFVAQGGVKG, encoded by the coding sequence ATGACCGCCGGGTCGGTCCCGACCACCCAGCAGGCCGCGCCCGGACGCTCGGCCAGCGCCCGGCGTACGTCGGTGAAAATCGGCAGCTCCGCGGTGCTGCTCGTCGTCGCCGTGCTGTTCTGCATCCCGCTGCTGTGGGTCGTGCTGGCCTCGATCAACCCCAGCGCCAACCTGTCGGTCGAGTGGCCCGCGCAGGTGAGCACGCAGAACTACCGGGCCGTGCTGAACGAGGAGACGACCTACCGACCGATCTGGAACTCGCTGCTGCTGTGCGGCGGCGGCACGATCCTGACGATCGTGTGCGCGGCGCTCGCGGCATACCCGCTCAGTCGGTATGCCTCGCGCGCCAAGCGGCCGTTCCTGCTCACGATCATCTTCGCGGCCGGGCTGCCGATCACCGCGATCATGATCCCGGTCTACGCGATGTTCGTGCAGGTCAACCTGATCGACTCGATGCTCGGCGCGATCGCGTTCCTCGCCGCGTCGTCGCTGCCGTACGCCATCTTCATGATGAAGAACTTCATGGACGGCGTGCCGCGCGAGCTGGAGGAGAGCGCCTGGACCGAGGGCGCCGGCGTGCTGCGCGCGCTGTGGTCGATCGTGCTGCCGCTGATGCGGCCCGGCACGGCCGTGGTCACGATGCTCACCTTCGCCAAGATGTGGGGCGACTTCTTCGTGCCGTTCATGCTGCTGCTGTCGCCGGACAAGCTGCCGGCCTCGGTGAGCCTGTTCACCTTCTCCTCGCAGTACGGCCAGGTGCAGTACGGCCAGCTCGCCGCCTTCTCGATCCTCTACACCATGCCCGTGGTGCTGCTCTATCTCGTGCTCGGCCGCCGGTTGCGCGACGGGTTCGTGGCGCAGGGCGGGGTCAAGGGGTAG
- a CDS encoding carbohydrate ABC transporter permease, with protein sequence MATVTETVEKKHDSRPRLNPPKRRPGRAIPTLPALVLLGVFLAGPVIYSVYLAFTNRALRGEGSSETSFVGLENFRTAFDNPEFWNSVTLTLIFTVLSGVIGQNVLGMALALLLRRSATWVNVLTSTVVVGAWIVPEVVAGYLWYTFLSDGGSLNNLLGFLNLPSQDWLIASPIVAVSFANVWRGTAFAMLTYSAALSQVDPALDESAQIDGAGVIRRFRSITLPLLRPSIMTCLMLTTLQTLSVFGLIYIMTGGGPGTDSQTLPLYMYEQAFSFGQLGYGTAVALLLLAIGGVAALAYLKVLPEEDKR encoded by the coding sequence ATGGCGACCGTCACCGAAACCGTTGAGAAGAAACACGATTCGCGGCCTCGGCTGAACCCGCCGAAGCGCCGCCCCGGCCGGGCGATCCCCACGCTGCCGGCGCTGGTGCTGCTCGGCGTCTTCCTCGCCGGGCCGGTGATCTACAGCGTCTACCTGGCCTTCACCAACCGCGCGCTGCGCGGCGAGGGGTCGTCGGAGACGTCGTTCGTGGGGCTGGAGAACTTCCGCACCGCGTTCGACAACCCCGAGTTCTGGAACTCGGTCACCCTGACGCTGATCTTCACCGTGCTGTCCGGCGTGATCGGACAGAACGTCCTCGGCATGGCGCTCGCGCTGCTGCTGCGCCGCTCGGCGACCTGGGTGAACGTGCTCACCTCGACGGTCGTCGTGGGCGCGTGGATCGTGCCCGAGGTCGTCGCCGGATACCTCTGGTACACCTTCCTGTCCGACGGCGGGTCGCTGAACAACCTGCTCGGCTTCCTCAACCTACCGAGCCAGGACTGGCTGATCGCCTCACCGATCGTCGCGGTGTCGTTCGCCAACGTGTGGCGGGGGACGGCGTTCGCGATGCTGACCTACTCGGCGGCCCTGTCGCAGGTCGACCCCGCGCTCGACGAGAGCGCGCAGATCGACGGGGCGGGTGTGATCCGGCGGTTCCGCTCGATCACGCTGCCGCTGCTGCGGCCCTCGATCATGACCTGCCTGATGCTGACCACGCTGCAGACCCTGTCGGTCTTCGGCCTGATCTACATCATGACCGGCGGCGGCCCCGGCACCGACAGCCAGACGCTGCCGCTCTACATGTACGAGCAGGCGTTCAGCTTCGGCCAGCTCGGCTACGGCACGGCGGTCGCGCTGCTGCTGCTCGCGATCGGCGGCGTCGCCGCCCTCGCCTACCTGAAGGTGCTGCCCGAGGAGGACAAGCGATGA
- a CDS encoding extracellular solute-binding protein codes for MIGGAAFAVPIASALAGCGGQDTASTLRVSYQQFGSGQVMRNYITEVARQFSQQRPELAVDLVPLVAAENDYFTKNDLMMSSPRTATDLVYEDTFILNSDVAAGYLRPIDDYLADWPQWRYFQPVTRDAVKAEDGKRYGVPTSTDTRAIWYHSELFRRAGLPVPWQPRTWADVLTAARTIKRRLPGVIPLNLYASKASGEKTSMQGFEMLLYGTDSTLYDQDARKWVLGSKGFLDSLGFVRTLFAEKLGPPLNSALDPNLSEQINNAWFPQGKIAMAVDGSWISSAWREGASGEWPQAAQVMRMARMPTQRGQAPGMVTLSGGWLWALPAKASRPDLAWELLKVLASTENMTDFTVADGNVTVRTDVAAQPAYRNGSPFIPFFTDLVKNTTYRPALAPYPQVSNAIQIASESVMLGGSPAAAAKAYDSTVTGIVGPDQTMREA; via the coding sequence ATGATCGGCGGCGCGGCGTTCGCCGTGCCGATCGCCTCGGCCCTCGCCGGCTGCGGCGGGCAGGACACGGCCAGCACGCTGCGGGTGAGCTATCAGCAGTTCGGCTCCGGGCAGGTGATGCGCAACTACATCACCGAGGTGGCCCGCCAGTTCAGCCAGCAGCGGCCCGAGCTCGCGGTCGACCTGGTGCCGCTGGTCGCGGCCGAGAACGACTACTTCACCAAGAACGACCTGATGATGAGCTCGCCGCGCACCGCGACCGACCTGGTCTACGAGGACACCTTCATCCTCAACTCCGACGTGGCGGCGGGGTACCTGCGCCCGATCGACGACTACCTCGCCGACTGGCCGCAGTGGCGCTACTTCCAGCCCGTCACCCGTGACGCGGTCAAGGCCGAGGACGGCAAGCGCTACGGCGTCCCGACCTCCACCGACACCCGCGCGATCTGGTACCACTCCGAGCTGTTCCGCCGGGCCGGCCTGCCGGTGCCGTGGCAGCCGCGCACCTGGGCGGACGTGCTGACCGCCGCCCGCACGATCAAGCGCCGGCTGCCCGGCGTCATCCCGCTGAACCTGTACGCCAGCAAGGCCTCCGGCGAGAAGACCTCGATGCAGGGGTTCGAGATGCTGCTCTACGGCACCGACTCCACGCTGTACGACCAGGACGCCCGCAAGTGGGTGCTCGGCAGCAAGGGGTTCCTCGACAGCCTCGGCTTCGTGCGCACCCTGTTCGCCGAGAAGCTCGGACCGCCGCTGAACAGCGCGCTCGACCCCAACCTCAGCGAGCAGATCAACAACGCCTGGTTCCCCCAGGGCAAGATCGCGATGGCCGTCGACGGCAGCTGGATCAGCTCCGCCTGGCGCGAGGGCGCGTCGGGAGAGTGGCCGCAGGCGGCCCAGGTCATGCGCATGGCGCGGATGCCGACCCAGCGCGGCCAGGCGCCGGGGATGGTGACCCTCTCGGGCGGCTGGCTGTGGGCCCTGCCCGCCAAGGCATCGCGCCCCGACCTCGCCTGGGAGCTGCTCAAGGTGCTGGCCAGCACCGAGAACATGACCGACTTCACCGTCGCCGACGGCAACGTCACGGTGCGCACGGACGTCGCGGCCCAGCCGGCGTACCGCAACGGCTCGCCGTTCATCCCCTTCTTCACCGACCTGGTGAAGAACACGACGTACCGACCGGCGCTCGCGCCGTACCCGCAGGTGTCCAACGCGATCCAGATCGCCTCCGAGTCCGTGATGCTCGGCGGGTCACCCGCCGCGGCCGCGAAGGCGTACGACAGCACGGTCACCGGCATCGTCGGCCCCGACCAGACCATGCGGGAGGCGTGA
- a CDS encoding cytidine deaminase, with amino-acid sequence MPEVDWAALRREAVTAMRTAYAPYSGFPVGVAGLVDDGRVVSGCNVENAAYGVGLCAECGMVSQLHRTGGGRFVAVACVNRDGAALMPCGRCRQLLWENGGPDCLLDTPEGALPMREVLPQAFGADDLHPA; translated from the coding sequence ATCCCCGAGGTGGACTGGGCGGCGCTGCGCCGCGAGGCGGTGACGGCCATGCGCACGGCCTACGCGCCGTACAGCGGGTTCCCGGTCGGCGTCGCCGGGCTGGTCGACGACGGGCGGGTCGTGAGCGGCTGCAACGTCGAGAACGCCGCCTACGGCGTCGGCCTGTGCGCCGAGTGCGGCATGGTGTCGCAGCTGCACCGCACCGGGGGCGGGCGGTTCGTCGCCGTCGCATGCGTGAACCGCGACGGCGCGGCCCTCATGCCGTGCGGCCGCTGCCGCCAGCTGCTCTGGGAGAACGGCGGCCCCGACTGCCTGCTCGACACCCCCGAGGGCGCGCTGCCCATGCGTGAGGTGCTGCCGCAGGCGTTCGGCGCCGACGACCTGCACCCCGCCTGA
- a CDS encoding ABC transporter permease, translating to MTTGLEVGTHTAEPRRAPRRVPPKYWLLGALAGLVLVSLLRVVTGADDIDSSGVVNAALIGAVPIGLAALGGLWSERAGVVNIGLEGMMILGTWGAAFAAIQWGPWMGLVGGIVAGLLGAALHALATVVFGVDHIVSGVAINVIAPGAAAFLATRTFVGLQGGGPTQSPPLDPLPRLSVPGISEPLGDLEQQGTFLLSDVAGILRGLLTNLSVVTLLAIALVVVSWWVLWRTPFGLRLRACGESPVAAETLGVNVYRYKFLAVLISGAMAGLAGSFLAQVAANSYREGQTGGRGYIGLAAMIFGNWRPGGLAAGSLLFGYTDAARLRGGGSNIHAMILVAAVVLLAVGLWQLVKKGKTLQGVLAIAFAGAALLLYLLTDTVSSELASTTPYVVTLLVMALASQRLRMPAADGKIYRRGEGQ from the coding sequence ATGACCACCGGGCTCGAGGTCGGCACGCACACCGCCGAGCCGCGGCGCGCGCCGCGCCGGGTGCCCCCGAAGTACTGGCTGCTCGGCGCCCTCGCTGGCCTGGTGCTGGTGTCGCTGCTGCGGGTGGTCACCGGCGCCGACGACATCGACTCCAGCGGCGTCGTCAACGCCGCGCTCATCGGTGCGGTGCCGATCGGCCTGGCCGCCCTGGGCGGGCTGTGGTCCGAGCGCGCGGGCGTGGTCAACATCGGTCTCGAGGGCATGATGATCCTCGGCACCTGGGGCGCCGCGTTCGCCGCGATCCAGTGGGGCCCGTGGATGGGGCTCGTCGGCGGCATCGTCGCCGGGCTGCTCGGCGCGGCGCTGCACGCGCTCGCGACCGTCGTCTTCGGCGTCGACCACATCGTCTCCGGTGTCGCGATCAACGTCATCGCGCCCGGGGCGGCGGCCTTCCTCGCGACCCGCACGTTCGTCGGGCTGCAGGGCGGCGGCCCGACCCAGTCGCCCCCGCTGGACCCGCTGCCGCGTCTGTCGGTGCCCGGCATCAGCGAGCCGCTCGGCGACCTCGAGCAGCAGGGCACCTTCCTGCTGTCCGACGTCGCGGGCATCCTGCGCGGGCTGCTCACCAACCTGTCCGTCGTCACCCTGCTCGCGATCGCCCTGGTCGTCGTGTCCTGGTGGGTGCTGTGGCGTACGCCCTTCGGCCTGCGCCTGCGCGCGTGCGGTGAGTCGCCGGTCGCCGCCGAGACGCTCGGCGTCAACGTCTACCGCTACAAGTTCCTCGCCGTGCTGATCTCCGGCGCGATGGCCGGCCTCGCCGGGTCGTTCCTCGCGCAGGTCGCCGCCAACTCCTACCGCGAGGGGCAGACCGGCGGCCGCGGCTACATCGGTCTGGCCGCGATGATCTTCGGCAACTGGCGCCCCGGCGGACTCGCCGCCGGCTCGCTGCTGTTCGGCTACACCGACGCCGCCCGGCTGCGCGGCGGCGGCAGCAACATCCACGCGATGATCCTGGTCGCCGCCGTGGTGCTGCTGGCCGTCGGCCTGTGGCAGCTGGTCAAGAAGGGCAAGACGCTGCAGGGCGTGCTGGCCATCGCCTTCGCCGGTGCGGCGCTGCTGCTCTACCTGCTCACCGACACGGTCAGCAGCGAGCTCGCCAGCACCACGCCGTACGTCGTCACGCTGCTGGTCATGGCGCTCGCCTCGCAACGGCTGCGCATGCCCGCGGCCGACGGCAAGATCTATCGCCGCGGCGAGGGGCAGTGA
- a CDS encoding ABC transporter permease, with protein MSHASPEAEAPGGPTPPKSYARGRVDLRAIGLAVAAPVLALLVAIVVTSLVLLATGDPVGEVWRQMLTQPSASQTVIIINSATVLYFSAIAVAIGFRMNLFNIGVDGQYRVAAFAAAAVGGEAWLPGPLNIVLILITAMMCGALWAGIAGWLKVTRGVSEVISTIMLNAIATGVVAWLLARVAAEQEAGSNDIGTKDLPESSRIPGLSLVPGTGRQVYGLIFLAILVGFLYWFVINRTRFGFDLRATGRSESAAVASGVDVKKMVLVSMLMSGAVAGLVGLPLLLGENFNYGTDFQSGLGFSGIAIALLGRNHPVGVALGALLWAYLEQQAVTLPIATDVDDSIVKIIQGVMVLAVVIAYEVVRRFQRRMEQQQVTRELAAQDKRPAETTGAQA; from the coding sequence ATGAGCCACGCCAGCCCCGAGGCGGAGGCGCCGGGCGGGCCCACCCCGCCGAAGTCGTACGCCCGCGGCCGGGTCGACCTGCGCGCGATCGGTCTCGCGGTGGCCGCCCCCGTGCTCGCGCTGCTCGTCGCGATCGTCGTCACGTCGCTGGTGCTGCTCGCGACCGGCGACCCGGTCGGTGAGGTGTGGCGCCAGATGCTCACCCAGCCGAGCGCCAGCCAGACGGTCATCATCATCAACAGCGCGACGGTGCTCTACTTCTCCGCGATCGCCGTGGCCATCGGCTTCCGGATGAACCTGTTCAACATCGGCGTCGACGGGCAGTACCGCGTGGCCGCGTTCGCCGCGGCCGCCGTCGGCGGCGAGGCGTGGCTGCCCGGGCCGCTCAACATCGTGCTCATCCTGATCACCGCGATGATGTGCGGCGCGCTGTGGGCCGGCATCGCCGGCTGGCTCAAGGTGACCCGCGGCGTCAGCGAGGTCATCTCCACGATCATGCTCAACGCCATCGCCACCGGCGTCGTCGCGTGGCTGCTGGCGCGGGTCGCGGCCGAGCAGGAGGCCGGCTCCAACGACATCGGCACCAAGGACCTGCCGGAGAGCTCGCGCATCCCCGGCCTCAGCCTGGTCCCCGGCACCGGCCGGCAGGTCTACGGCCTGATCTTCCTCGCGATCCTCGTGGGCTTCCTCTACTGGTTCGTCATCAACCGCACCCGCTTCGGGTTCGACCTGCGCGCCACCGGCCGCTCCGAGAGCGCGGCCGTCGCGAGCGGCGTCGACGTCAAGAAGATGGTGCTGGTCTCGATGCTCATGTCCGGCGCCGTCGCGGGCCTGGTCGGGCTGCCGCTGCTGCTCGGCGAGAACTTCAACTACGGCACCGACTTCCAGTCCGGGCTGGGCTTCTCGGGCATCGCGATCGCGCTGCTCGGCCGCAACCACCCGGTCGGGGTCGCGCTCGGGGCGCTGCTGTGGGCCTACCTCGAGCAGCAGGCGGTCACCCTGCCGATCGCCACCGACGTCGACGACTCGATCGTCAAGATCATCCAGGGCGTGATGGTGCTGGCCGTCGTCATCGCCTACGAGGTCGTACGCCGGTTCCAGCGACGGATGGAGCAGCAACAGGTGACCCGCGAGCTGGCCGCCCAGGACAAGCGCCCCGCCGAGACCACCGGGGCGCAGGCATGA
- a CDS encoding ABC transporter ATP-binding protein, with the protein MAVELHGITKRFPGVVANKDVEISVRRGTVHAVVGENGAGKSTLMKILYGVQRPDEGTITINGRQVELHSPTDAIEAGIGMVFQHFMLADNLTVLENVVLGAEKLHGIGGAARREIEKISQAYGLGVHADDLVADLGVGSRQRVEILKVLYRGAQILILDEPTAVLVPQEVDELFANLAELKAEGLTIIFISHKLDEVLKVADDITVIRRGTTVQTVDPKGVTARQLAELMVGSQLPTPDTEESTVTDRVVLQLTDLTLRKGAGPAVLDDIDLTVHAGEVVGIAGVEGNGQEELVEIVMGMVDSDAGTVHFGDTDITDWHTRQIREAGIGYVPADRHRHGLLLDAPLWENRILGHQTEPPNVKGALIDARAAKDDTERIVQTYDVRTPGINVTAGSLSGGNQQKLIIGREMSHQPKVLVASHPTRGVDVGAQAAIWDHIRAARREGLGVLLISADLDELIGLSDTIRVILRGRLVGTFDPDTVTAEQLGSAMTGASQEESA; encoded by the coding sequence CTGGCCGTCGAGCTGCACGGCATCACCAAGCGCTTCCCGGGTGTCGTCGCCAACAAGGACGTCGAGATCTCCGTGCGCCGCGGCACCGTGCACGCGGTCGTGGGCGAGAACGGCGCGGGCAAGTCGACCCTGATGAAGATCCTGTACGGCGTGCAGCGGCCCGACGAGGGCACCATCACCATCAACGGCCGGCAGGTCGAGCTGCACAGCCCGACCGACGCCATCGAGGCCGGCATCGGCATGGTGTTCCAGCACTTCATGCTGGCCGACAACCTCACCGTGCTGGAGAACGTCGTGCTCGGCGCGGAGAAGCTGCACGGCATCGGCGGCGCCGCCCGGCGCGAGATCGAGAAGATCAGCCAGGCGTACGGCCTGGGCGTGCACGCCGACGACCTGGTCGCCGACCTCGGGGTGGGCTCCCGGCAGCGCGTCGAGATCCTCAAGGTGCTCTATCGCGGCGCCCAGATCCTCATCCTCGACGAGCCGACCGCGGTGCTGGTGCCGCAGGAGGTCGACGAGCTGTTCGCCAACCTCGCCGAGCTCAAGGCCGAGGGCCTGACGATCATCTTCATCTCGCACAAGCTCGACGAGGTGCTCAAGGTCGCCGACGACATCACCGTCATCCGGCGCGGCACCACCGTGCAGACCGTCGACCCGAAGGGCGTCACCGCGCGCCAGCTGGCCGAGCTGATGGTCGGCTCGCAGCTGCCCACGCCCGACACCGAGGAGTCGACGGTCACCGACCGGGTCGTGCTGCAGCTCACCGACCTCACCCTGCGCAAGGGCGCCGGCCCGGCGGTGCTCGACGACATCGACCTCACCGTGCACGCCGGCGAGGTCGTCGGCATCGCCGGCGTCGAGGGCAACGGCCAGGAGGAGCTCGTCGAGATCGTCATGGGCATGGTCGACTCCGACGCCGGCACCGTGCACTTCGGCGACACCGACATCACCGACTGGCACACCCGGCAGATCCGCGAGGCCGGCATCGGTTACGTCCCCGCCGACCGGCACCGGCACGGGCTGCTGCTCGACGCGCCGCTGTGGGAGAACCGCATCCTCGGCCACCAGACCGAGCCGCCCAACGTCAAGGGCGCGCTGATCGACGCCAGGGCCGCCAAGGACGACACCGAGCGGATCGTGCAGACCTACGACGTGCGCACGCCGGGGATCAACGTCACCGCCGGCTCGCTGTCCGGCGGCAACCAGCAGAAGCTGATCATCGGCCGCGAGATGAGCCACCAGCCGAAGGTGCTCGTGGCCTCCCACCCGACCCGCGGCGTCGACGTCGGCGCGCAGGCCGCGATCTGGGACCACATCCGCGCCGCCCGCCGCGAGGGACTGGGCGTGCTGCTGATCTCGGCCGACCTCGACGAGCTCATCGGCCTGTCCGACACCATCCGGGTCATCCTGCGCGGCCGGCTGGTCGGCACGTTCGACCCCGACACCGTCACCGCCGAGCAGCTCGGGTCGGCCATGACCGGCGCGAGCCAGGAGGAGAGCGCATGA
- a CDS encoding BMP family lipoprotein gives MTAAFTTLALGLTACGSSDSGDGAGASGDGAMKVGLAYDVGGRGDQSFNDSAARGLDQAKKELGVEGKESEASTGESESAREQRLQSLVDGGYTTIIAVGYAYAKSVGKMAKANPDVKFAIIDDASADSKGPNVAQITFAENEGSYLVGAAAALKSKSKQIGFVGGVQTPLIKKFEAGYKAGAQKIDPSIKVDTTYLTQPPDFSGFADSAKGKTAADGMYQKGADIVYQAAGGSGAGVFNAANAAGGASKGKWAIGVDSDQALTADPAVRPLILTSMVKNVNVGVFDFIKSVKDDSFKAGVRTFTLKDGGVSVATTGGHINDIKPQLDALQKQIVDGTIKVPAS, from the coding sequence ATGACCGCCGCATTCACCACTCTCGCCCTGGGACTGACGGCCTGCGGGTCCAGCGACAGCGGCGACGGCGCGGGCGCCTCCGGCGACGGCGCCATGAAGGTCGGCCTCGCCTACGACGTGGGCGGCCGTGGCGACCAGTCGTTCAACGACTCCGCCGCCCGCGGCCTCGACCAGGCCAAGAAGGAGCTCGGCGTCGAGGGCAAGGAGTCCGAGGCCAGCACCGGCGAGTCGGAGTCGGCCCGCGAGCAGCGCCTGCAGAGCCTGGTCGACGGCGGCTACACCACGATCATCGCGGTGGGCTACGCCTACGCGAAGTCGGTCGGCAAGATGGCCAAGGCCAACCCCGACGTGAAGTTCGCGATCATCGACGACGCCTCGGCCGACTCCAAGGGCCCCAACGTCGCCCAGATCACCTTCGCCGAGAACGAGGGCTCCTACCTCGTCGGCGCGGCCGCCGCGCTGAAGTCCAAGAGCAAGCAGATCGGCTTCGTCGGCGGCGTGCAGACCCCGCTGATCAAGAAGTTCGAGGCGGGCTACAAGGCCGGCGCCCAGAAGATCGACCCGAGCATCAAGGTCGACACCACCTACCTCACCCAGCCGCCGGACTTCAGCGGCTTCGCCGACTCGGCCAAGGGCAAGACCGCGGCCGACGGCATGTACCAGAAGGGCGCCGACATCGTCTACCAGGCGGCCGGCGGTTCGGGCGCGGGCGTGTTCAACGCCGCCAACGCCGCGGGCGGTGCGAGCAAGGGCAAGTGGGCCATCGGCGTCGACTCCGACCAGGCGCTGACCGCCGACCCGGCCGTGCGTCCGCTCATCCTGACCTCGATGGTCAAGAACGTGAACGTCGGCGTCTTCGACTTCATCAAGTCGGTCAAGGACGACTCGTTCAAGGCGGGCGTGCGCACCTTCACGCTGAAGGACGGCGGCGTCAGCGTCGCCACCACCGGCGGGCACATCAACGACATCAAGCCGCAGCTGGACGCCCTGCAGAAGCAGATCGTCGACGGCACCATCAAGGTGCCCGCGAGCTGA